A DNA window from Trichomycterus rosablanca isolate fTriRos1 chromosome 11, fTriRos1.hap1, whole genome shotgun sequence contains the following coding sequences:
- the LOC134323084 gene encoding uncharacterized protein LOC134323084, with product MSIKKQAKTICIISAIFVFFFWYYYYITGRNTDYKKPFIIYPKIKKTKFPTACGIRVENNPMLKVDNLKTYLLGSYIEHRLEVKTLKTIAIVLRSEKAEYQCFLCCNGTNISVPATYSIHSDHFGFNYGTADITCQVPETCTTPMHVAITSPSPLGKASQNVKVIQPVRNQQTRDNFTYDFTVCISVMYDYTNVLELVQTMEMFKILGIQRVAIYKTNCDPNVQKVLDYYVMQKFVEVIPWTISSHLKVSRGWKNWESPGELHYFGQIPALNDCVYRYMYQSRYVALQDLDEIILPVPKGLENWTELLHELERKYGRNVGFEFENNFFPLIIKETNPAYSPDLWKKVMGVNILQYVKKLRIDPTTFNNFKVIVNPRSVYSASVHGLLQSKGGTIRVDSNIAHMYHFRNMTINVPENFLLQDTRLRDYAGRLIPAISNVLTEVLDVQTI from the coding sequence ATGTCAATCAAGAAACAAGCAAAAACTATCTGCATCATTAGCGCAATTTTTGTGTTCTTCTTCTGGTATTACTACTACATTACAGGACGTAACACGGACTATAAAAAACCATTTATTATATaccctaaaataaaaaaaacaaagtttCCGACTGCATGTGGCATACGAGTGGAAAATAATCCCATGCTTAAAGTCGACAATCTCAAAACATACCTGCTCGGCTCCTACATAGAGCACCGCCTAGAGGTGAAAACTTTAAAGACAATTGCTATAGTGCTTCGTAGTGAAAAGGCAGAGTATCAGTGTTTCCTCTGCTGCAACGGAACCAACATCTCTGTACCTGCCACGTACAGCATTCACTCCGACCACTTTGGTTTCAATTATGGAACGGCTGATATCACCTGTCAGGTGCCTGAAACGTGCACAACACCAATGCACGTGGCTATCACCTCTCCATCACCTCTAGGTAAAGCCTCACAGAATGTCAAAGTCATTCAACCGGTCAGAAATCAACAGACTCGTGATAATTTTACTTATGATTTTactgtctgtatttctgtcaTGTATGATTACACCAACGTTTTGGAACTGGTGCAGACCATGGAAATGTTCAAGATACTCGGCATCCAGAGGGTGGCCATTTACAAGACGAACTGCGATCCTAATGTGCAGAAAGTGTTAGACTATTATGTCATGCAGAAATTTGTGGAGGTCATCCCCTGGACCATATCATCTCACCTCAAAGTGTCCAGAGGCTGGAAGAATTGGGAGTCACCAGGCGAGCTGCATTACTTCGGGCAAATCCCGGCACTGAATGACTGTGTTTATCGCTACATGTACCAGAGTCGCTATGTAGCCCTGCAGGACTTGGATGAAATAATCCTTCCCGTTCCTAAAGGTCTAGAGAACTGGACAGAACTCCTGCATGAACTGGAAAGGAAATACGGTCGAAATGTGGGATTTGAGTTTGAGAATAATTTTTTCCCACTCATCATCAAGGAAACAAACCCAGCTTATTCACCAGATttatggaagaaggtcatgggtgTAAACATTTTACAATATGTGAAAAAATTAAGAATTGACCCCACCACATTCAACAACTTTAAAGTCATTGTTAATCCTCGTTCAGTGTATAGCGCTTCTGTACATGGTTTGCTGCAGTCTAAAGGAGGTACCATCCGTGTGGACTCTAATATTGCCCACATGTATCATTTCAGAAACATGACAATAAATGTACCGGAAAATTTCCTCTTACAGGACACACGACTTAGGGACTATGCAGGCAGGCTGATCCCTGCCATTTCTAATGTCCTCACAGAAGTGCTGGATGTTCAAACAATTTAA